In a genomic window of Zootoca vivipara chromosome 5, rZooViv1.1, whole genome shotgun sequence:
- the NELFA gene encoding negative elongation factor A has product MPAESLLSPPPRSKMASMRESDTGLWLHNKLGSADELWAPPSIASLLTASVVDNIRLCFHGLSSPVKLKLLLGMLHLPRRAVDEMKNALTEIIQLATLDPDPWVLMVADILKSFPDIGSLNLDLEEQNPNVQDILGELREKVSECESSAMLPLECQYLNKNALTTLAGPLTPPVKHFQLKRKPKSATLRAELLQKSTETAQQLKKTAGVPFHAKGRGLVKKIDTTTPLKGIPKQAPFRNPTTPSVFSPAGNRTPIPPSRTPLRKERGVKLLDISELDMVGAGREAKRRRKTLDTEVVEKQAKEETVVENATPDYAAGLVSTQKIASLNNDPALASTSYLPAAPSVVPSSSYVPSSDTTQPAGSVREPLQAKEEPAAPPGTAVPTQFKQRTPMYNSNANTAAAATPTSPVTPPAAPPAVQAPPAVPPQQAPPKKNLSLTREQMYAAQEMFKTANKVTRPEKALILGFMAGSRENPCQEQGDIIQIKLSEHTELLPKADGTGSTTMLVDTVFEMNYATGQWTRLKKYKPITNVS; this is encoded by the exons ATGCCCGCCGAGAGcctcctgtcccctcccccccgctcCAAGATGGCGTCGATGCGGGAGAGCGACACCGGCCTGTGGCTGCACAACAAGCTGGGCTCGGCGGACGAGCTGTGGGCGCCGCCCAGCATCGCCTCGCTGCTCACGGCCTCGGTGGTGGACAACATCCGCCTCTGCTTCCACGGCCTCTCGTCGCCCGTCAAGCTCAAGCTCCTGCTGGGGATGCTGCACCTGCCCCGCCGCGCGGTGGACGAG ATGAAAAATGCACTGACAGAAATCATCCAGCTTGCGACCTTGGATCCGGACCCCTGGGTCTTAATGGTGGCCGATATCTTAAAATCCTTTCCCGATATAGGTTCCCTGAACCTTGATCTGGAAGAGCAGAATCCCAATGTTCAGGATATTTTAGGAGAACTGCGAGAAAAAG TGAGTGAATGTGAATCATCCGCTATGCTGCCACTGGAGTGCCAGTACTTAAATAAGAACGCCTTGACCACATTAGCTGGACCACTTACTCCTCCCGTGAAGCACTTCCAGCTGAAACGTAAACCAAAAAGCGCTACTCTCCGAGCAGAGCTGCTGCAGAAGT CTACTGAAACCGCACAGCAGCTCAAGAAGACAGCTGGAGTGCCTTTCCATGCCAAAGGAAGAGGGCTAGTCAAAAAGATCGATACAACAA CTCCACTCAAAGGGATACCTAAACAAGCACCTTTCAGGAATCCCACTACCCCAAGCGTATTTAGCCCTGCTGGAAACAGAACTCCAATTCCACCCTCGAGAACTCCTCTGCGGAAAGAGAGAGGAGTAAAG TTACTAGACATCTCGGAGCTGGATATGGTTGGTGCTGGCCGGGAAGCCAAAAGGAGAAGAAAGACCTTAG ATACAGAAGTGGTGGAAAAGCAAGCGAAAGAAGAGACAGTCGTCGAAAATGCTACTCCAGACTATGCTGCTGGTCTCGTATCTACTCAG AAAATTGCCTCTTTGAACAATGACCCTGCCCTAGCTTCTACGAGCTATCTTCCTGCAGCACCCAGTGTCGTTCCATCATCTTCTTATGTTCCAAGTTCCGACACCACGCAGCCAG CTGGCTCCGTCCGGGAACCCTTGCAAGCGAAAGAAGAGCCTGCGGCGCCCCCTGGCACTGCTGTCCCGACTCAGTTTAAGCAAAGGACACCCATGTATAACAGTAACGCAAACACAGCTGCTGCAGCAACACCTACCTCTCCTGTGACTCCTCCCGCCGCCCCTCCGGCAGTGCAGGCGCCACCAGCAGTTCCTCCTCAGCAAGCGCCGCCCAAGAAGAACCTCTCTCTAACA AGGGAACAAATGTATGCAGCGCAAGAAATGTTCAAGACAGCAAACAAAGTCACAAGGCCGGAGAAGGCTCTCATCCTTGGATTCATGGCAGGATCCAGAG AAAACCCTTGTCAGGAACAGGGCGACATAATCCAGATCAAACTGAGCGAACACACGGAACTGCTGCCTAAGGCTGATGGCACAGGAAGCACCACGATGCTGGTGGACACAGTTTTTGAAATGAACTATGCCACTGGCCAGTGGACCAGACTGAAGAAATACAAACCAATAACTAACGTTTCTTAA